A portion of the Lolium rigidum isolate FL_2022 chromosome 1, APGP_CSIRO_Lrig_0.1, whole genome shotgun sequence genome contains these proteins:
- the LOC124650031 gene encoding probable F-box protein At4g22165, whose amino-acid sequence MEDWSELPVDIMCDVLKLLECPDLVRSAAVSTLWYNAYSTARRIGICLGHQTPCLLYCTEAAGLKALGMYSLSERKAYTMPFPESPIIRNWVGSSHGWLVATVEKSELMLLNPITGAMIALPPVTTMEHVNPLLNDDGVLERYEVSYYDGALPRVEKGRSTFSLDEYGDLVYSKATLSCDPSSGECIVMLIHEPFGQLSFARVGDAHWRWLDMHSYYSDCIYHDGWFYAMADEGAIDAYNLSEPQNGEMSSKLLGRRPIIPNDRKVRCIYITEFEVYKIDFDEQKRVKMTGIGDYVYCLLGRARHLALA is encoded by the exons ATGGAAGATTGGTCCGAGCTTCCAGTCGACATAATGTGCGACGTACTCAAGCTGCTCGAGTGCCCAGACCTCGTCCGGTCCGCCGCCGTCAGTACACTCTGGTACAACGCCTACTCCACGGCACGCCGCATCGGCATCTGCCTTGGCCACCAAACGCCGTGTCTACTTTACTGCACCGAGGCTGCCGGGCTCAAAGCTCTTGGCATGTACAGCCTTTCCGAGCGAAAGGCCTACACCATGCCGTTCCCTGAATCCCCCATCATCAGGAACTGGGTCGGCTCGTCGCACGGATGGCTAGTCGCTACGGTTGAGAAGTCTGAGCTGATGCTTCTCAACCCGATCACGGGTGCCATGATTGCGCTACCTCCGGTGACAACCATGGAGCATGTTAATCCTCTCCTAAACGACGACGGTGTTCTTGAACGGTATGAGGTGTCTTACTATGATGGAGCACTTCCGAGGGTAGAGAAAGGGCGTAGCACATTTTCTTTGGACGAGTATGGTGACCTGGTCTATTCTAAGGCAACTTTGTCATGTGATCCCTCATCCGGTGAATGCATTGTCATGCTCATCCACGAGCCCTTTGGGCAGCTCTCGTTTGCCAGAGTAGGAGATGCTCACTGGCGCTGGCTCGACATGCATAGTTATTATTCAGATTGTATATACCACGACGGATGGTTCTATGCGATGGCTGATGAAGGCGCTATTGACGCGTACAATTTAAGCGAACC GCAGAATGGGGAGATGTCCTCCAAATTATTAGGACGGAGACCTATTATCCCGAACGACCGGAAGGTCCGGTGTATATATATCACCGAATTCGAAGTGTACAAGATTGATTTTGATGAGCAGAAGCGTGTCAAGATGACAGGAATAGGAGACTACGTGTATTGTTTATTGGGAAGAGCACGACATCTTGCTTTAGCGTAA